From one Brachypodium distachyon strain Bd21 chromosome 4, Brachypodium_distachyon_v3.0, whole genome shotgun sequence genomic stretch:
- the LOC100826895 gene encoding GTP-binding protein BRASSINAZOLE INSENSITIVE PALE GREEN 2, chloroplastic, whose protein sequence is MLSRARRLHPALRRLLRASAAPSPVPPPHNLTSQIPKPFPLLRRHLSSPPPPPPTASLPPAVVSSDLPAVSANGTCPGCGIAMQSADPALPGFFNLPSPKSPDYRARLAPVTADDTQISTSLKSGHLREGQENSRGDEAAGVEVEAKRESKVLVCARCHSLRHYGHVKRPDAEVLLPDFDFVAAVGPRLASPSGARSLVLLLADASDFDGSFPRAVARLVAAAGEAHQEDWKRGAPANLPRAVLVVTKLDLLPTPSLSPDDVHAWAQARARAGAGADLQLAGVHLVSAARGWGVRDLLNHVRELAGARGKVWAVGARNVGKSTLLNAIARCSGAEGGKILTEAPVPGTTLGVIRVDGILGAQAKLFDTPGLLHGHQLTSRLTLEEQKIVQVRKEMQPRTYRIKAGQSIHIGGLVRLDIEELTVGSIYVTVWASPLVPLHMGKTENAASMMKDHFGLQLQPPIGQKRVSELGKWVRKQFKVSGNSWDSNSMDIAISGLGWYGIGLKGESVLGLWTYDGVDVVPRSSLVHERASIFEEPGFSVSKIVSQADSMTNKVKSSKKANKKESKASSCPAAAPEPATVIDA, encoded by the exons ATGCtatcccgcgcccgccgcctccaccccgccctccgccgcctcctccgcgcaAGTGCTGCACCCTCACCTGTTCCTCCACCTCACAACCTAACCTCTCAAATCCCTAAACCCTTCCCGCTTCTTCGCCGCCACCTCTcgtccccaccgccgccgccgccgacggcgtcTCTACCTCCTGCTGTGGTGTCTTCTGACCTCCCAGCTGTTAGCGCGAATGGCACCTGCCCTGGCTGTGGCATCGCCATGCAGTCTGCCGACCCGGCGCTCCCGGGCTTCTTCAACCTCCCATCCCCGAAGTCCCCCGACTACCGCGCGCGCCTCGCGCCCGTTACCGCCGACGACACCCAAATCTCGACCTCTCTGAAAAGCGGACATCTCCGGGAGGGTCAAGAGAACTCGAGAGGggacgaggcggcgggggtggaggtggaggccaAGAGGGAGAGCAAGGTTTTGGTGTGCGCTCGGTGCCACTCGCTGCGCCACTACGGCCACGTCAAGCGCCCCGACGCCGAGGTCCTGCTCCCGGACTTCGACTTCGTCGCTGCCGTCGGCCCGCGCCTCGCGTCGCCGTCGGGGGCCAGGTCCCTGGTTCTGCTCCTGGCGGACGCGTCAGACTTCGATGGCTCCTTCCCGCGCGCCGTGGCGCGCCTggtcgcggccgccggcgaggctCACCAGGAGGACTGGAAGCGGGGTGCGCCAGCTAACCTCCCCCGCGCAGTGCTGGTCGTCACGAAGCTCGACTTGCTCCCGACGCCGTCGCTGTCCCCTGACGATGTTCACGCCTGGGCTCAggcccgcgcccgtgccggcgCTGGTGCTGACCTGCAGCTTGCCGGCGTGCATCTTGTCAGCGCCGCGCGAGGGTGGGGTGTGCGTGACCTGCTCAACCACGTTCGCGAGCTTGCCGGGGCTCGCGGCAAGGTCTGGGCTGTTGGCGCACGGAACGTGGGCAAGTCGACGCTGCTCAACGCCATTGCTCGGTGCTCTGGGGCAGAAGGCGGGAAAATCTTGACAGAGGCGCCGGTTCCGGGAACAACCCTTGGGGTCATCCGGGTGGATGGCATTCTTGGTGCTCAAGCGAAGCTGTTTGACACTCCTGGCCTGCTTCATGGGCACCAGCTGACTTCGAGACTTACACTGGAGGAGCAGAAGATCGTTCAAGTGAGGAAGGAGATGCAGCCAAGGACTTACAGAATAAAG GCAGGGCAATCCATACATATAGGAGGACTGGTGCGCCTTGATATTGAAGAGTTAACTGTAGGATCAATCTATGTTACAGTATGGGCTTCGCCACTTGTGCCACTTCACATGGGGAAGACCGAAAATGCAGCCTCTATGATGAAAGATCATTTTGGCTTGCAACTTCAG CCTCCTATAGGGCAGAAACGGGTGAGCGAGCTTGGGAAATGGGTGAGGAAACAGTTCAAAGTTTCTGGCAATAGTTGGGATTCAAATTCTATGGATATAGCCATTTCTGGTCTTGGCTGGTACGGAATCGGGCTGAAGGGAGAGTCGGTGTTGGGGTTATGGACATATGATGGCGTTGATGTTGTCCCCAGGAGCTCCCTCGTGCATGAAAGGGCATCCATCTTTGAGGAACCCGGATTCTCGGTCTCGAAGATCGTCTCGCAGGCAGATAGCATGACAAATAAGGTGAAAAGCAGCaagaaagcaaacaagaaggagAGCAAAGCCAGTTCATGTCCTGCTGCAGCACCAGAACCTGCTACTGTCATAGATGCTTGA